The Anabas testudineus chromosome 3, fAnaTes1.2, whole genome shotgun sequence sequence AGGAGAGCTGTAAGGGGTGAGTGACCGTAGTCTGCTGGGAATGAAGCTGAGCTGAGGGATTTGCTTTGATGAACTAATGAGTCCCATTCctgaaatgaatgtgtgtaGGTCTATCAGGTTGAGGATCAGAGTGGTATGCTGTGAGTTAGGCGCTACATTCCACTGGGGCTGCTCTGCTGGGATGAGGAGACAGGGAAGTATTCCAGTTTAAAGTATACAGTAGCTTCACGTTGGTCAGACTGAGCCAATATGAACCCAATCCTTGGACTTCCTCCAAATTAACACACTTGGCAAATCAGTGAAATACGTTCTGGGAAAGATTTTTGCAGATTGAAGGCCTTTCCACAAGTTCATGCAACTTCAAGTGAAAAAGCATATTGTGAGATAAATGACGTGATGATGCTGGTTTGTCAGTTCTCTCCACCTGCCTCACTTTTCTATCACAGACCGGTGGACCTTCCAGTGCTGTTGGTGGGCAACAAGCGGGACCTGTGCAATGCTCGGGAGGTGCGTGAGGAGGAAGGACAATTCTTGGCTCAGGAAGAACACTGCCCCTTTCAGGAAGTGTCTGCAGCAGAGGACTACTTGGAGATATCTAATCTCTTCACCAAGCTAATTCGTCATGTGATGGAGAACCTTAAGTACCGTGCAGACCGCAGACGATACAGTGGCTCCAAGTCGATGGCCAAACTTATCCATAATGTCTTTGGTAAAAGACGGAAGTCTGTCTGATGGAGGAAATCAGTGGTTACTAATTATACTGTATGGGACTAAAACACACCGTTCTAGTGTGTTTCTATACTCCATTTCATACTGGTCTACAAATATGTGGACACGTTCTACGGAGAACTATAaaattttgaaaataaaattacacaatttgatttgatttagcTTATGCAACAGCAGCATAACCAAACAAACCATATCTCTTGAAATGTCAATGTATTTCTTTAGTGTTATCTGTtattgcagctgttttttttggGTTGTATAACAGTTTTTTAAAGCACAATCCTATAATTAACCTTTAACTTTGTCAGGTGTTATgcctataaaaataaatcaattgaATATGCTGCCCaaacaacactgttttttaaaatatttatttagcagCAGAATTACAATaacatacttttacttaagtaaatcCAGTCCCACTGAAAAGCAGATGCTTCTGTAGATGAGTAGACCTAAAATATAGTTTGCTAGGGAGCAGTTAAAGGTAGTGCCATGGTTAAAGTTCAaccttccaaaaaaaaaaacaaaaaacaaaaaacaaaaaacagttcaGGTTAAAGATTTACAGACGCCACCTCCCACTGATCACTGCTCCATTTCTTTCCTAAATTGATCTGGTGCCTCCCACAGTTTTTTATCTGACACTGTTAATGAAGCATGTGAGtctaagaataaaaatgtttcttactCCTAAGTACATTTCTCTGACAACTATGATTATTaatgaagttaaaataaaaggGTTTTACAATGGCCTATACACATATGAACATATTATAAAGACTCTAGTAGTACTAATTATTAAAGTCATTTTGATGCAAAATGCCAAATATGTTAAAGTTTCCAACCTCTCAAAtgttagctttttttttagctctaGGTTATTGTGATGGGCGGGTTTTATTATCTTCTGCCATTTTATAAACTTTACATAAACTAATTAATGGAAGATATATTAGTAatatcagtttatttaataaataatcattagttaGAATTACAGTATAGAAAAAttgctcctttttttctttacttttagtTAAGATCATCATGCAGCACAGCttcaatacaaaaataaatatacattatcaACTGTATATGGAACTGTTTACATATCATAcatacaacaataataaattaatatatgcAACATCATTCAATATACATAAACACCATGAACTATACATGTGGAAATACATGTCAGTATTATGTAATTTACCATCAAAACAATCTCCAAGCTTTAAATGTCTAAATTttgtattatactgtgtattataCTGGTTTTATGAGGAGCCTGCATGTATCACTATTTAAACCTTTTCACTTATGGCATCCATTATCGTGTTTGCTCTGGATGGAAACTAActacagtacaagaataacatgCGGCTTACATGCaagctgtgtgttttacagtgttatATTTCTATTAGAATATAGGATCAGAATCCTTCCCCCTCCAGAGTTtgtttgtaatatatttatGGGTGTTGTTTCAccaaagtaaataataaaaataatataataaaaattaatctacaataataataataatacttcagTAACAACTTTGCCCACTAGATGGAGACCAAGGACCAGGCAACAACAAGGGTGCAATAGTGGCTCTGTTTCCCCTTTAGTTCAAACTAAATAACGTTTTTATTGTGCAAGTTGGAAATGTCCTGTTGTGGCCACGGTGATGTAAAGGTGAGGTTCACCTGTCGGTGCTCAGCAGCCGCCTGAGGCGCTGCACGGCCGCGAACGAGGAGGAGCGCCGTCCATTCATTGGAAGTTTGTCCCCCGTCGCTTCCCATAGTCACACCGACAAACTTTTGCGTGAAGCTTATGAAAGTGATCTATTATCAGAGGTAAGGACGTTTTATCTAATGCTCTGAGAGGAGCTGCTCCATTATACACGTTGTGACTCCAATAAACACGTATCGTTTGACACGTTTTAACCGGTCTCTGCCTTTTAAAAGCAAACGTGGGCAACTTCACCATGCGTTGCCATGACAACGAGTGCCGTGGGGAATGCTAACGCTAAGTTACCTAAAAACGACCGTTCAGGGTTTTTAACCATGTTTCAGTTTAATAACAgactctttgtttgttttactatAACAAAATGGTAACAACAGCGGAGCAACAGCGGAAAAACGGCCTTTATCTTGGAATTTGTGTTGGAATATGTCTTCTTTTTCAGGCGTTAACCTAACTATATTACCTCTAACATTATTTGCTAGCTCCTGTGGTTAAGTTAACACATTAACGGACAGCTGATGTTTAGTTAGGTTAAAGAGTTATGTACCTCTATAAGGAAACTGAAGTCAGCAGACATAACCCCATTAACTAACTACAAAAATATCAGGAACATTACAGACCACGGTCATATGCTAATATATCCATATAACAAGCTAATAACTATTTAAACCGCTAACGTTAGTTTAAGTTGTTGCTAGCATAACTGGAACAGCTAGCTGATGTCGAATGTGTTCCCAGCTCTTGCTGTTGGCTAGATACTGTTAAATCTTAGATTGAAAAGGTGATATAGTTAAAATTTCAGGCCACTTAGTATGGAAATCCATTATAATGTTTTTAACGAAAGTTAACTGAGTTGTTCTCTAACTATTAACAAGTGAAGAGTGAAGATAGTTAACTTGGCAGCTGAATGATTTGTCACTGCAGGTGTagacatctgtgttttctgataGGAAAGTGCAGAGTATTGAaatggttttgatttgtttctacCATGGCCCACGTTTCTCTAGATGTGTGCCTTCCTAGCTTTTCCAAAACTGAACCCAGCAAGGGCAGAGATTAGCCTCAACCAGGATTAAACCAATGAgaaaatttgaatttgttggGCCTTATCTCCGAGCAACATGTGCAGTGCTCTGAGCAAATAATAGAATTTGATCTTTTGCTTCTTTTtggtaaaacatgttttttttttggcaataGAGACTTATCAAACATGACCAATGAAGACAGGAGGAATTCTTGGAGGGGCCttcaatgtatttgtttgtagGGACAGGATAGGCAGTACTCGTTTGCTGACTGCAGGAATAGGAACTTAGAGCAACACCTTTTTGTCTGTCTAGTTAATTAGCTGGCAGGTATTTTTTCACAGCTCTTTAGTAAGTTCTTTGTATGATTTAATGGCTTAATGTTTATATGTTCTTGGTATATTACATTTAGACCGCAAGCTTTGATAATCTCTCTGCATAATGTTAGGCTTCACCCCATAACTTATTGTAAATGGGCTCTGTATTTGCATTCTAAACATGCAATTTCTTGCCTCATCAGGTAATGTAATTCCACACTTCATTAGGACTGTGAAGTTTATCATTTGTCATCAAAGCCAAGCTGTCAATAAATGATTAAGTCTCACACGAAGAAAATGTAATATCTGGGCTAAAGCAAAATGCATAGCAGTGTATGATTTTGTTGTCTTTAATTGCAGTTagtaagtttttgtttttgtttgattttcagaCTATATTTAGTGGCCTCTTGTTACGGCTACAGGCACCGTCATTAGAGAGCTACTAAAGCTAATTTATTCTACTATTTATGTCATTAATGAAAGCAAacttctgaaataaaataattgaaaagTATAATCTCTTGATAGTctgattgaaaatgaaaaagagtaTCTGCTATTTAGAATACACCATACACCAGCTTATTCTGTAGTTATTTTTCTggtaaatacaattaaaatcaGCTAGGGCTACAAATTTTCATTAGTCAACATTTAGTTGATTATTTTCATGATAAATCAATTAAGTGGTTTGTGCTTTTATTGCGATGAAAAGTTACAAAAATATAGTATTGACTAGAATCATTAGAGTCATTctggtaaatacagtacaaataacaAATGCACAATGGTGTATACAACAGAAACCTTAAAAAGAACATTAGGTCCAAATTTATTGCAAGTGTCTAgagatattaaatatttaattagttaattagttagaAAATGAGGGTGTGTGTTAAGCCATCCTATTTTATGTCCATGCTGTCTTTGTGCCATTGTGACACTGATTTTGTGTTCTTATAAGAACCCCCAGCCCTTAGGTACCATGTATTTTTATTCACTCAGTAGTGTAAATAAACGAATATTACTGTCTGACAGAATGATGAGGCAAGAATGGCTCTGACTTGAGATGAACCATCAGCCCTAATTACTTCCTGCTGAAACTGGAGATGAAGCAAACTGCATAAAAGGTGAACGTCACAATGTGTCTCCTTGGGGTTGGGATGTACACTGATGTTGAGTGATGACACTGATGtctttcagtgtgtctgtgagcgAACCATTATGTTTTGACATTGTTATTCCAAGCTGTCTGCTTGTCTGCCACTACTCAATCAAAATTTACATGGTTAATACCtaattaaatacatgtatttgcCTTGGTTAAACATCTATTTTTAAAGGGATCTCATACACTGAATTTTATAATACTTGACACCTTGATATCTTGTTGAGGTTTCTTACTGGTGAGTAAAAAGAATTGGCAGTTTTTATCAGTGGCATTTACAATTTACAAGATGTTTTTTACTTGACAGTAGAAGAAGAGTTACTGTGTATGACTGTATTGATCAGGTTTCAAATGCAGTAATTCTTGGATGCTTTTGTGTCCAAACCCTGTTAATTTTTAGGTTTAGCCCTTCAAATCCTCAGCTTGGGTTTGTGCTTGGGTGCAAGTTGCAAAGTAAAAGGTTCACATTattaagttaaaataaagaaacaagtgCTTGATGTGCTTTGATCAGTAGTTTGACCTGTATTTTTATAAGCTCAAGTCCAGAGACTGCATTTAGACAATCACTCACctaaagcattttaaaacctGTGTAACTGATCCTTTTTAAGGTCAGGCATCTCACCTTGACCTGAATCTGATATCCCATTTCCTTTTCATCTGGGATCTGGGGCCAAAGGACCTAGGACCAAACACCTCTGTCTTGGAGACACATGACGTGCTGTCACTTCATTTCCCCAGTGATACACTCATCACATGCCTCTGTCTTCCACAAATGAGCTGTGATTGAGGTGATTGGAATTTCCTGAGGCTGTCACAATCATTTTGATTGTAAAATAGACAGGAGATAATGGGAGAGACAGGCCAGTTATGAGAGGCCTGTCAGGACTAAAATAATGCATCAGAGTGAAGAGGTTAAAGACACTGCTTCcttgttaataattaattgcTGTGCGTGTGGTGGATCCACTTCATCGCTCCCAGTCATCACTTGATAATTgctttacatttaatttgtctttaGAGACTGTTTTTCAAGCTGAGTAAATTGTGCTTAAAGTTAATATGAGCTCAGACAGAGACAACACCTTGGTCATAAACCAATGATGAAAAAAGGAGGCAAGAGAGATAGCGAGCCTGTACACTGCTTTTTGACGGAGCTTTTATAAGCGAAATTAAACACAATTCTTTCAATACTCATAAAATATGGTTTAATTAgtaacattttgtaaattaCTTAGAGCATATTTAAAATTTTTCTGGTAACATTGTGTTTTTGATATATTGCGAACTGGTAACAGTACAGTTCATTTGGTGAAGATTATTTCTGGATAAATGTTGACCACTCAAAACAATTAGCCAGATGACAGAAAACGTGTCATTGTAATTAGACATTTGATTGTGGTACTCAAATGGTACTTTACACCATATCATTGCAAACATGTTGCTTTTTGGTTTTGGATGGTTGAGGAAACATACTTAGTTGCCAGAAATCTTGCATTGATTTAGCTCTAATGAATGAGAGTGAACAGCATAACTGTCTGTTGCCATAGTCAGCTAGAAGATGTTTGGTCAATTTGTTGTCATTGGGCTGTATtaatcagtaataaaaacaatagcTACTAGAATGGTTTCACAATATTCACGAACATGCATTAGTCTAACATACAGTAATGACAAGGTTTAAGACATCTCTCTTTTTGGCTGCATTCGCCTTGAGTATTAACATCATTGGACACTGCTATTTCAGTgatttttctattaaaatacCTGATTAGTCAAAGAAAAGCAGTTATTTGTCAACTaagaatttattttgtcatggACAGCCCCTTTATCATGGCTTGATGAGGAATTTTGGAGAAATAATGACTGCCTTCTCGATCCATCTCTAGATGAGAGAAGCAGATGTTACTGGATTAGACATGGACATGGTGTCCCCACGGACCACCAGGGACACATTGGAGAGGGATGTGCCTGTAATACGCCTAGAGAATGATGTCGAACTCAGGGTATGTTGAACTTCTAAAAGCTATGATTCTACCACTGTTGTGTGACGGGGGTCACCAGTGAAGACGTCATATACTCACTGGTGACCTCTATAGTACATCTGTCGGCACCAGAGAAGGATCAagcttcactctgctgctgtatAGCCCCCCCTTCTTTGGGGAATTTGACTGCTCCCTTTGCCAAATTCAAAGCAGCCAGTGCTCAGCCTTGCATGCACACAGATAATGATCAAGTTAATTAGACCTGAGATTGAaagaactgcagcagcaactTAATCATTTGTAACTTGATTAGAAATACTATATTCTGCAGCTCCAGAGACCAGAAAAGTTAGAGTTTTTTCAGACTTTGAAATTAGGATGTACTTCAGATCTTCAGGTCTTGATTTAAGacataatgttttctttaatctgaaaaagtgaaatgatcCTAAAGTCATAAATGCAAGCTCAAGGGAAAGCGAGACAGTGACAGTGAGCAGGCGTAGATTACAAATTTATTAATGTTACTTTCCTTTCTACCCCCATAGGAAATTTATCAATTTGGAAGGAAATTGGGTCAAGGTAGCTTTGGAGTTGTTTATGAAGCCACCCACAttgagacacagacaaaatggGCTATTAAGGAGGTTTGCAGACCAGCGGTGAGTGCATTTTGCATCCCTTTGGGAagcttgttttttaatgtgataaaaaGTTGCAATTATGAGAGAGGTTATTGTTTAGAGAGAAACAAATGGGCATAAATATGCTGGAACTCCATCAGCCTTGATTTTACTTTCTGTTCCTTCAGGCAGGAAGTTCGAAAGTCAAGATGCTGGGGCATGAAATAAACATCCTCAAACAAGTCAATCACGATTGCATAATACATCTCAAGGAAGTCTACGACACAGCTAAGGTGAGTATTTCTGTCCCTTAAGTAACAAACCCAAAGTAAGCCTAAGTGGGCTGTGACTGATGCATGTGACAACCAGGATCATAATCTCCTATTACTGTGTCTCTGCATAAATATTACTGATAAGCACACACAAATTGACTGCATGGTGAGATACATTTTCTTGCTTGTTTCTAGATGATATATTTGGTTACTGAGCTGTGTGCCGGAGGTGAGCTAAACCAGCTGTTGCAGCGGAAAAAGGTCTTTACAGAGGACGAGACAAGGCATATCATCCGTAGCTTAGCTGATGCTGTTGTTTACCTTCACAAAAGAGGTAATGTAATTCTGCAGACTAACACTTTGATAGCATTAAAAATCATCTTAACACTAGCTGATACCTTTGCAACAGAAATGAAATCTTACAGTGTAACAAGGAGAAAAGTGAGGAGTGAAATAATGCTATTCCGGCTGTTGTTAGGTTACTTCAGATACTTGATATTCTTACCCAACTTCTGTGCATCAAGTAGTATTGTATTAAGTTGTAATACTGCCATAGTCACACTGGTATACTTAAATTCTGTTGGTGTCAGTGACATATTTGCCTGGCTTTCAGACATTATAGACGCTTGGCTCCTTTTGATGAAAGCGCAATAATAAACAGATGCCaggaaaaatataataaacattttaattaaatctatGTGTATTACTTggaaatgttgttttcctttttaatggTGAAATCTGTAGTTAGGGGTAATTTAGGACATTGCCAGTAATGGCAATAATGCATCATTACATGTAGCTAATGACTAATTTACAACAAGCTAGGGAGCAATCCTGATTAATAGGGGTGATTTTACATGGAAAGTCCCCCCTGTGCTAGTTTCCCTCACCTCTGTAAAGACTAATGATACTAATGAGAAAACACTGGCTTTGAATTAGGTAAGCAGACCCATTTTTGTCAAATCGCAAATCATGAATGTCCCTCAGCTTAAATTTGTTTGGCtttttattctaaattattGCATTGGTCACATTCAGCTATTAGTCTTGGCTGCTCTTTAAGTTTGAATGTTACCATACATTGGTCACAACATTCTACattttgcatgtatgtgtaaCTATTAATGCTGCAGATccagttgttttattaaatagcATGTCTTTCTATTGAGTTACCAGAAAGTGTTGTTACTAAAACAAGTAAAAGTTATGTAATACAGTATTTGGTAAGTGTGATGTAatttcctctcatctctctcagGTAATTtatcaaatcacaaaaacaaagggaaaaatTCATTAGTGGATTTTAAATGGGTAATTGTTATTTACAGCAtgtataattattaaataaaggCTTTTGTGATTATGAAATTGAGAGCTCAGTTGCAGCATTGTAGAAGAACACAGAATGTTAAAtggatgaaggaaaaaaaaacattttcaggtgCTTGTTTTAGGCACACAAGTTTCCTTTCATACACCATCATCACTGTTGCTTGTATACAGTAATTGGTTGTTTCGAACAGTGTAGTGAAAAGGACTGCCCAaggcaaattatatttttcctcCTGCCTTCTCTCACTCCACCAAGTTTTGTTAACAAGGCTCTTTATCCTGGCCTACTGTAAGCAAGGTAAACAGTTCcctgtgtaaatgtgttaaacaTAGGTTTTTCTGGTGACTCACGATAACAAATCATGTTGCATTTAACTCTGATCATAGTCTATATTTTATTCAGTACTCCCACTCTTGTCACATTGCGTAAGACAAGAATCCAAAAATATAGTATGCTAAGCTTTTTAGCAGATTTGGCATATTACATTTGCCAGTAGTTCTTttcaaaacatgaaacatattcTATGAGGCAGCTTAGTTAAGTTAGTCTTTATTAATCCCCTGTGGCGACAATCGTCCTTTGCTTCACTGATCTAAACTATTCAAGAGCAATGAGCAGCAAGCAACGCCTGGAAACCACCCCCTCTTATGAGGCCAGGACCTTAATCAAGGGCAAATAGTGACAGTACTGCCTACAGCAACATGGTCATTGCTGGGCTGGGAAAATCCCCAAGCTACCACAAGGAGATTATTCAAACTATCAGTTAGTTgatattgttatttgtttgtcatAATTGATGGTTTAGGTGCTgctgaataaattaaatgaaataaacagaaatggagaaaaggaGGGTTGGTGATCACTTAAAGATTGTCTTGTCCAATACcgtatatataaatatatatatacattatatagaAAGACATTCAATCTCCTTTAAGCTCTATTCTGGTCTCCACCAACTATCTGGCCCCTTAACGATAATGACTGCAGGGTgaattacagtgttttcatcaaTATGAGCATCctttttcatatatttaataatttgttaataGGAAACTATTGTCACATACACTCATGTCAAAACTATATTCAAAGTGATTATGTCTGTGTGAAAGTTTTTCCTCCTCATATCATGCAGACATAGTGCACCGGGACTTGAAACTTGAAAATATTCTTGTGAAAAATTCAGTGGATGATGATGGCAGGATTAATATCAAGGTAAGGTGGCACAAACTGTGAAACTTTCCATCAATGCTTCTTATCTATTCTCTCTTGGACTGAGTACAAGCCTCTAATGGGCACTTTTTGCTCGTATCTCCTCTATATTTAGTAAAGGGTTTAAATACTACCTCATTATGACAGACTCCCTCTAGTCTTCCCTTATAGTACACCTTTACAAAGAGAGACTCAACTGTATCTTTGTACAAATTACCAGCTGAGCACAGCATGCGTGGTGCATTGATAATGAGCCAGCTAAAGCAGATACCTGGTGTTTGAGCTAAAACAAGACTAGGTCGCAACATAAGCGTTCCTGTCTCTtgcctctgtttctctctttgtctcacccaaacatacacaaatacccacatactgtacaagaaAGTGTTGTGAAGGCATGGCATAAATGGCTTTCATTTTATAGGAGTCTGAATTTTGCTTAAATAATGTGATACTCATTTGCAAATATGAGGGCCTGTACAGTAAATCATCAAGTATCCATTTTTCTTCTCAGGCGTTGGCCATGTCTTCCTGACAAAAGCACCTTAAACAAAGATTTTATTGTggtttgtgtaaaataatttaagctATGTCTATTTGTGTCATCCCTGCTATTCTGTACCTAGGTGACAGACTTTGGACTATCAGTACAGACCGGTGGTGTAGGGATTGAGAACATAATGACGGAGGCCTGTGGGACTCTTATCTATATGGGTATGACACCTGTATCTCCTACAGCATGGTAACACTGATGACTGCAGGAATCTAAATTTAAATGAGTGTTGCAGTGGCATACCTTGCCATCTATCACATTATCTATTTGGTTCTACCACTTTGAAGTACCAAAGTTATAAATTTAAGCTGTGAGTGTTATTCTGTTTTTGCATCTGGAGTGTGCCAGGCATGCCTTATTGTATGTTCTTTTATCATATATAGCCTGTTGTGTGTGTACCCGATGGTCTACTAGCACTAGCAGAAAGGCAGTTGAAATTCGACTGCTACCCAATGTTAACACTAATATTAACtgatatattattttaaaaatggagtTAGAGAATGTTTTATAAGGGTGCTGCATGTTTGTTGGCTTGAAATGTACATGCAGAGTTGTTTGGTACATACCATATATTCGATACATCTTACTTTTGGAACTCTATTCACAAAAGTTCCTGCattgtatatattataatatatcatACAGGAACAAACCTGTGaacattctttttttaattctgtgaaACTTGATGGCTCTTGCTGACCGGTCTTCTTGTTCTTCACCTCAACTTGTATTGGTGTATTGCTACCATTTATGGCTCATTACTGCCATAAGCTGTAGTGCCATGAATCAATGTGCTGATGAAATATGAATGTTGCCCAGCAACATCAGTAGTGGTCAACAAATAGTTTTTACCTAGTCATTTTTAACCTCCAGAAAGCCAAACTATACACTTGTGTATGCATGTCGATTTCAGCACCAGAAATGATGAGTGGTCGTGGTTACAGCCAGTGGTGTGATTTGTGGAGCATAGGAGTTGTTATGTATATGTTGtaagtacacatacacatatataaacacattcaaacacgtTGTGAGTACTTGTGTCtgagatgtgtgtctgtgcaggctGTGTGGGGAGCCTCCATTTGTGTCtagaacaaagacaaacctACTGGAGGAGATTATGAACAAAGAAGTCACATTTAATCAATCCATCTGGGCCACAGTCAGTGATGCAGGTGACACTCAATTTTGATTCTCATTCCAACTGCATGTATGCATTATCCATACCTACAGAAATACTGATGTTGTACTGTTAAGATTTTTACTAACAAAGTTACCAACTGCTTTGAGTCTGTCTCAACAGCAAAAAATGTGTTGACGTGCCTTTTGAGGGTGGAGCCTGCCTACCGCATGTCTGCAAATCAGCTACTAGAAAACCCCTGGATTACAGTAAGGCAGTGTTTCTTTCAGCTGCATTCACAAACGTTACCACACAAGGAGCTCTTATAAGGTGCTTTTTTCAACAGGGTGACACTAATGTGCCTGCTATACCTTCCAATGTGCTGGAGATGATGCGTGACCAcatggaagaggaagagagtaaGAGTATGTTGAAGATTTAACCTAACCCATATGACAATTATTTACTAAGGTTTGTTTGTAGTCTGTGTAACTAATGGTTGACTtggctaaccctaacccttcagCAAGCAAATTAAagcataaaacattattattgttgctaAAGTTATATGCAGCTTAATACAGTGAACTACTGTATTGCTATTGGTTTGCTGATTAATAAGTTTAGTAGATACCAATCGCTCAATCTGAATTTGGCTGTGTAAATCACAGTACTGTCAGATGTGCCAATGTTACCTAACATGGTCAAATAAGTAACATCTACACAGGAAAAGGgtgtaataaaatacatatgAATCATTTGATAGAGTGAAGAGTACTGAGgaacagaaaagcagaagagagatggagggtgAGGGAGATTGTGAGATAAATCACACAAGATTACTTGAGATTACTCAACTATGTTGCTATTTTTAATTGTCCAAAATAGGAGCCCTGACTCTAGAGGAATTGTCCCTCACCTCATCTGAGGATGCCTTGGATGCACCCCCAGTCCCCAAAGAGGCTTCAACAGAAACAGATAGCAACTACACTGCTAAGGTCAGTCCTGAGAGAAATGGCAGATCCTGATTCATTTGTTAGTCACCAACCTACAGAGACCACATGACCAAGCAACATCAGTGAtcataaataaatctatttgtgtaatgtgtaaatatCATACCATGTCAATACTCAGTTGTTTACGCgaggttaaaaacaaaacaaagctaaatttACCCTAAAATTCAACTACCATTCTATAGGTCAGACTGTCACTTATATAATAGACCATTCATGTTTCCCTTTGGTTTACCCTTGTATGTTGGAATAAAGATTAAAGAGAGTCATGACAGCCTCCAG is a genomic window containing:
- the stk33 gene encoding serine/threonine-protein kinase 33 isoform X3, with product MREADVTGLDMDMVSPRTTRDTLERDVPVIRLENDVELREIYQFGRKLGQGSFGVVYEATHIETQTKWAIKEVCRPAAGSSKVKMLGHEINILKQVNHDCIIHLKEVYDTAKMIYLVTELCAGGELNQLLQRKKVFTEDETRHIIRSLADAVVYLHKRDIVHRDLKLENILVKNSVDDDGRINIKVTDFGLSVQTGGVGIENIMTEACGTLIYMAPEMMSGRGYSQWCDLWSIGVVMYMLLCGEPPFVSRTKTNLLEEIMNKEVTFNQSIWATVSDAAKNVLTCLLRVEPAYRMSANQLLENPWITGDTNVPAIPSNVLEMMRDHMEEEESKRALTLEELSLTSSEDALDAPPVPKEASTETDSNYTAKIKESHDSLQQEKCKNSSETPGTPPPTTQCHI
- the stk33 gene encoding serine/threonine-protein kinase 33 isoform X1; translation: MREADVTGLDMDMVSPRTTRDTLERDVPVIRLENDVELREIYQFGRKLGQGSFGVVYEATHIETQTKWAIKEVCRPAAGSSKVKMLGHEINILKQVNHDCIIHLKEVYDTAKMIYLVTELCAGGELNQLLQRKKVFTEDETRHIIRSLADAVVYLHKRDIVHRDLKLENILVKNSVDDDGRINIKVTDFGLSVQTGGVGIENIMTEACGTLIYMAPEMMSGRGYSQWCDLWSIGVVMYMLLCGEPPFVSRTKTNLLEEIMNKEVTFNQSIWATVSDAAKNVLTCLLRVEPAYRMSANQLLENPWITGDTNVPAIPSNVLEMMRDHMEEEESKRALTLEELSLTSSEDALDAPPVPKEASTETDSNYTAKIKESHDSLQQEKCKNSSETPGTPPPTTQAHASVKPTTQSSAKQRRPQEKKDFSTGQKPASDFSKADDQGPSASSKTRNGTRKLLASCKTNSHSE
- the stk33 gene encoding serine/threonine-protein kinase 33 isoform X2, with translation MREADVTGLDMDMVSPRTTRDTLERDVPVIRLENDVELREIYQFGRKLGQGSFGVVYEATHIETQTKWAIKEVCRPAAGSSKVKMLGHEINILKQVNHDCIIHLKEVYDTAKMIYLVTELCAGGELNQLLQRKKVFTEDETRHIIRSLADAVVYLHKRDIVHRDLKLENILVKNSVDDDGRINIKVTDFGLSVQTGGVGIENIMTEACGTLIYMAPEMMSGRGYSQWCDLWSIGVVMYMLLCGEPPFVSRTKTNLLEEIMNKEVTFNQSIWATVSDAAKNVLTCLLRVEPAYRMSANQLLENPWITGDTNVPAIPSNVLEMMRDHMEEEERALTLEELSLTSSEDALDAPPVPKEASTETDSNYTAKIKESHDSLQQEKCKNSSETPGTPPPTTQAHASVKPTTQSSAKQRRPQEKKDFSTGQKPASDFSKADDQGPSASSKTRNGTRKLLASCKTNSHSE